CtacctgtgatttttttttatcgtaTTTTTTCAACAATGTAAAAGATTACTAcctgacaaaacacaaacaggtaaaaaatgAAAGGCAGATGGGTTTACTGAAAGTGATTCTAAAGGCCTCAACCTGTGTTCTTTTCAGGATCTGTGGCAGACATGACCCTTTCAGAGTCTGACTGCAGTTGCTTCTTCCCTCTGGAGGAGACCTTGGCTGCAGAGGTTACAGAAATTATAGCACTAAGTCTAATTGATGCCTCAGACATTCTTGGCTGTTCTAAAGTTATCTTACCAGACTGCCTCCTACAAAATATCAGCCAGGAGCTGCTACACCTTGCTCTCAGTGAACCTTGTGGTCTCAGAGGAGCACTCATTGACCTCTGCGTTGACATAGGGGAGCAAGGCTCCCTGTCTACTGTTGATCAAATCGCAGTGGATGATACTGTGGTCCCAACTTTTCAAGTAACTCTTGTGCTGAGACTTGGCTCAATCGGGGTGTGGCCGAAATTTCAGAAGCTCTTTAAGGTTGGCAAAACATATTTGACACCTGTAACAACTGCTACTCAACAAAACCCTCGGAGGCTCAGTCCAAGCTTCAGGGCTATCAAGAGAAAACTATATTGCTCAGGGGAGTTGCTGATTGAGGAATGCTGCTGACCAGCTCTTGCCCCTGATTATGCATGACTGAAATTATAGCTGCTGTGAAAGGTgccattatttttttctttttgaacacTTCCACCACAAGATGGTTTGACGGGATGGTTCTGAAATAACATGTTTGCACCTGTACTCTATGTCACAGTTTCAGTGGAACCAACTTATGTCTGAGGGGAGCAACATGTATGAACATGTCTTTCCTACAACTGTTAAGTTTCACCTTTAAAGGAGTGACTTATGGttaaatgtggttttttttacatgtgttaaggaaataaattattttattagtttgttGTGAGAGTTTTCTTCTAGCTCATGAGCAATTAA
This is a stretch of genomic DNA from Antennarius striatus isolate MH-2024 chromosome 11, ASM4005453v1, whole genome shotgun sequence. It encodes these proteins:
- the LOC137604087 gene encoding DNA damage-inducible transcript 4 protein-like, which codes for MSSSCTSSVGSSFCLSPAEDGSSKRLSWGSLMQRLTELKGINQRVPAEHHQCSFSEMGSVADMTLSESDCSCFFPLEETLAAEVTEIIALSLIDASDILGCSKVILPDCLLQNISQELLHLALSEPCGLRGALIDLCVDIGEQGSLSTVDQIAVDDTVVPTFQVTLVLRLGSIGVWPKFQKLFKVGKTYLTPVTTATQQNPRRLSPSFRAIKRKLYCSGELLIEECC